The following coding sequences are from one Amblyraja radiata isolate CabotCenter1 chromosome 40, sAmbRad1.1.pri, whole genome shotgun sequence window:
- the LOC116967570 gene encoding gastrula zinc finger protein XlCGF49.1-like, giving the protein MTGHKEKRYECDVCGKAWQCPSQLEVHRRMHTGQRPFDCSDCGKTFTQLSVLQGHWRVHTGERAFVCSDCGKTFTHSSGLRVHRRVHTGERPFECSDCGKSFKTAQELKIHHRVHTSENPYSCSTCGKSFTQLSGLQKHQSMHTGEKPYSCSTCGKSFANLSGLWDHWRVHSSERPFSCSDCGKGFKSCKTLKLAGTQRHG; this is encoded by the exons atgacggggcacaaggagaagcgttatgagtgcgacgtgtgtggcaaggcctggcagtgcccgagccagctggagGTCCACCGGCGGATGCACACGGGACAACGTCCCTTtgactgctccgactgcggcaagaccTTTACCCAGTTGTCAGTGCTGCAGGGGCACTGGCGCGTGCACACGGGCGAACGCGCGTTtgtctgctccgactgcggcaagaccTTTACACATTCGTCGGGGCTGCgggtgcaccggcgggtgcacacaggagaacgcccctttGAATGCTCCGACTGTGGAAAGAGCTTCAAGACAGCGCAGGAATTGAAGATACACCATCGAGTGCACACGAGCGAGAATCCGTATAGCTGCTCTACCTGCGGGAAAAGCTTTACTCAGTTGTCGGGGCTGCAGAAGCACCAGAGCATGCACACGGGTGAGAAACCCTATAGCTGCTCCACCTGTGGGAAGAGCTTTGCCAATTTGTCGGGACTGTGGGATcactggcgggtgcacagcagcgaGCGGCCTTtctcctgctccgactgcggcaaaggcttcaaatcGTGCAAgaccctgaag CTTGCTGGCACACAGCGAcatggatag